One segment of Nostoc piscinale CENA21 DNA contains the following:
- a CDS encoding HlyD family efflux transporter periplasmic adaptor subunit, translated as MSRVTEKPRSRPPILDPEQPKIWWGIAVALPIVIAAGLLTTAKVEQLKKINSSVPVRPVANSISAVGRLEPRGEVIKLSAPAAGLQSASRVKQLFVREGEQVRKGQVIAILDNHDTQLANVEQAKAKLLEARANLAQVQVGSPRDVQAQQAVIARLEAQLRGERDAQQATITRIASQLSAEKLAQQATVDRLEAELRGQSDSLRATLTRIQAEQRNAQVDAGRYEFLYRQGAISQQERDRRRLSAITAQQQVVESQATLRQAIATLRQQVAEARANQIKTLSGLQQQLIEAKVTRDKTVATLQRQLDEERARLKRLIEVDPTNVQMAQAQVSNAIATVKQADAELRLSYVQAPTSGEILKIYTKSGEAISPNGIAEIGQTEQMMVIAEVPEDSISKVRIGQSVSVSSDNGAFEGELKGIVAEIGRKVGKKDVLNNDPAADVDARVVEVKIALSPEDSNKVSGLTNAKVLVEINNPSASN; from the coding sequence ATGTCAAGGGTGACTGAGAAGCCAAGATCAAGGCCACCAATACTTGATCCAGAACAACCTAAGATTTGGTGGGGCATTGCTGTAGCCTTACCAATAGTAATCGCTGCGGGGTTACTAACTACAGCTAAAGTTGAGCAATTGAAAAAGATTAACTCATCTGTACCTGTCAGACCAGTTGCTAACAGTATTAGTGCAGTAGGACGTTTAGAACCGCGCGGTGAAGTGATTAAACTTTCTGCACCAGCAGCCGGATTACAATCTGCATCACGAGTGAAGCAACTGTTTGTCCGCGAAGGAGAACAGGTGAGAAAAGGGCAAGTGATTGCGATTTTAGACAATCATGACACTCAGTTAGCCAATGTCGAACAAGCAAAAGCTAAATTACTAGAAGCGCGTGCTAATTTAGCCCAAGTTCAAGTGGGTTCACCCAGAGATGTGCAAGCGCAACAAGCGGTAATTGCTAGACTAGAAGCTCAGTTACGCGGCGAGAGGGATGCTCAACAAGCGACAATTACTAGAATTGCATCGCAGTTGAGTGCAGAAAAACTAGCTCAACAGGCGACAGTTGATCGCTTGGAAGCAGAATTGCGCGGACAAAGTGATAGCTTAAGAGCCACCTTGACACGCATCCAAGCCGAACAGCGTAATGCTCAAGTTGATGCAGGACGTTATGAATTTCTTTATCGCCAAGGTGCTATTTCTCAACAAGAACGGGATAGACGACGATTGAGTGCGATTACCGCTCAACAGCAGGTAGTGGAAAGTCAAGCTACTTTGCGACAAGCGATCGCTACTTTGCGTCAACAAGTTGCAGAAGCTAGGGCGAACCAAATCAAAACCTTAAGTGGCTTACAACAGCAACTAATTGAAGCTAAAGTTACCCGTGACAAAACTGTAGCCACTTTACAAAGACAACTCGACGAAGAACGAGCCAGACTCAAGAGACTGATAGAAGTTGATCCAACAAATGTCCAAATGGCGCAAGCACAAGTTAGTAATGCGATCGCTACTGTCAAACAAGCCGACGCAGAACTACGATTAAGCTACGTCCAAGCACCTACTTCTGGAGAAATTTTAAAAATTTACACCAAGTCAGGCGAAGCCATCAGCCCCAATGGTATTGCGGAGATTGGCCAAACTGAGCAAATGATGGTGATCGCAGAAGTTCCAGAAGATAGTATTAGTAAAGTCCGGATTGGTCAAAGTGTTTCTGTCAGCAGTGATAATGGCGCTTTTGAAGGTGAATTAAAAGGAATTGTCGCTGAAATTGGCAGAAAAGTCGGCAAAAAAGATGTGCTGAATAATGATCCTGCTGCTGATGTTGATGCCAGAGTTGTAGAAGTTAAAATTGCCCTCTCTCCAGAAGATAGCAATAAAGTTTCTGGCTTAACTAATGCCAAAGTTTTGGTTGAGATTAACAACCCATCAGCTTCTAATTAA
- the devC gene encoding ABC transporter permease DevC, which translates to MIQKIPLAWLQMTRDKTRLAVALAGIAFADILMFTQLGFRDALYYSNVQLHSSLNGDIVLINRQSNAILSMKSFSQRRLYKALDLPAVQSVHPIYLDYTAWKNPVTGRSRTLLVFGINPEVNLFNLPGVPENLDKLKLPDVVLFDRSSRQEYGPIASDFDQGKTVTAELRRRKIKVVGLFTLGTSFGADGNLITSDVNFLRIFNTRQQGLIDIGVIKVKPGADVQAVAKDLRQYLPQDVNVLTKEDFIEFERHYWASSTAIGFIFSLGTIMGFIVGTVIVYQILYTEVSDHLSEYATLKAIGYTQKYLLIVILQEALLLACLGYMPGLFFTILMYQKAKEATLLPIFMTFDRAVSVLILTMIMCFISGAIAVRKLRSADPADIF; encoded by the coding sequence ATGATTCAAAAAATACCTCTCGCGTGGCTACAAATGACGCGAGATAAAACGCGATTAGCCGTAGCTTTAGCTGGAATTGCTTTTGCTGATATTTTGATGTTTACCCAACTCGGTTTCCGAGATGCACTTTATTACAGTAACGTGCAGTTACATAGCAGTTTAAATGGTGACATTGTTTTAATTAACCGCCAATCTAATGCGATTTTGTCTATGAAAAGCTTTTCGCAACGGCGTTTATATAAAGCTTTGGATTTACCAGCAGTACAATCAGTACATCCCATATATTTAGATTACACTGCTTGGAAAAATCCAGTCACAGGGCGGTCACGTACCTTACTTGTCTTTGGCATTAACCCGGAAGTCAATTTATTTAATTTACCAGGAGTTCCCGAAAATTTAGATAAATTGAAGCTACCTGATGTCGTTTTATTTGACCGTTCCTCTAGGCAGGAGTATGGGCCGATTGCCTCTGATTTTGATCAAGGTAAAACTGTCACAGCTGAACTCAGAAGACGCAAAATTAAAGTAGTCGGATTGTTTACTTTAGGCACATCTTTTGGTGCAGATGGTAACTTAATCACCAGTGATGTTAACTTTTTACGTATCTTTAATACCCGGCAGCAAGGCTTAATTGATATTGGAGTAATTAAAGTCAAACCAGGAGCAGATGTTCAAGCTGTAGCGAAAGATTTACGTCAATATTTACCCCAAGATGTGAATGTATTGACTAAGGAAGATTTTATCGAATTTGAACGTCATTATTGGGCGAGTAGTACAGCCATTGGCTTTATTTTCAGTTTGGGAACAATTATGGGTTTTATTGTCGGAACTGTAATTGTGTACCAAATTCTTTATACAGAAGTGTCCGACCATTTATCTGAATATGCGACTTTAAAAGCTATCGGCTATACACAAAAATATTTGTTGATAGTGATTTTGCAAGAAGCGTTATTATTAGCTTGCCTGGGATATATGCCTGGATTATTTTTTACAATTTTAATGTATCAAAAAGCGAAGGAAGCTACACTTCTACCAATTTTTATGACTTTTGATAGAGCAGTTTCGGTATTAATATTAACCATGATTATGTGTTTTATATCTGGTGCGATCGCTGTACGTAAGTTACGTTCTGCTGACCCGGCTGATATCTTTTAA
- a CDS encoding DevA family ABC transporter ATP-binding protein: MRQEPVIAIKSLNHYYGKGSLKRQILFDINLEIYPGEIVIMTGPSGSGKTTLLSLIGGLRSVQEGSLKFLGVELFGSSQTQLVQIRRNIGYIFQAHNLLGFLSARQNVQMAVELNDKVSQNDAIAKAETMLTAVGLKNRVNYYPDNLSGGQKQRVAIARALVNNPPLVLADEPTAALDKQSGRDVVEIMQRLAKEQGTSILLVTHDNRILDIADRIVEMEDGLLARDSQSAVISYDAGAWSEKP; this comes from the coding sequence ATGAGACAAGAACCTGTAATTGCCATTAAAAGTCTGAATCATTACTATGGCAAAGGCTCACTAAAAAGACAGATTTTATTTGACATTAACCTGGAAATTTATCCGGGAGAAATTGTGATTATGACAGGCCCTTCTGGCTCAGGTAAAACAACATTACTAAGTTTGATTGGCGGTTTAAGGTCTGTCCAAGAAGGTAGTTTAAAATTTTTGGGTGTAGAATTATTCGGCTCTAGCCAAACTCAACTAGTACAAATTCGGCGCAATATTGGCTATATTTTTCAGGCGCATAACTTACTAGGATTTTTAAGTGCTAGGCAAAATGTCCAGATGGCAGTAGAACTGAATGATAAAGTCAGTCAAAATGATGCGATCGCCAAAGCAGAAACCATGCTAACTGCTGTTGGCTTAAAAAACCGAGTTAATTACTATCCTGATAACTTATCTGGGGGACAAAAACAAAGAGTTGCGATCGCTCGCGCCCTAGTGAATAATCCGCCACTAGTCTTAGCAGACGAACCAACCGCCGCCTTGGATAAACAATCAGGACGTGATGTTGTAGAAATTATGCAGCGTCTCGCCAAAGAACAAGGAACTTCCATTTTGTTAGTGACACACGACAACCGGATTTTAGATATAGCTGATCGGATTGTCGAAATGGAAGATGGTCTTTTAGCCCGTGACTCCCAAAGCGCCGTCATTAGTTACGATGCTGGAGCATGGAGCGAAAAACCTTGA
- the rfbF gene encoding glucose-1-phosphate cytidylyltransferase: protein MKAVILAGGLGTRLSEETSIRPKPMVEIGGKPILWHIMKTYSAHGINDFIICCGYKGYVIKEYFANYFLHMSDVTFDMRFNQMNVHSGYAEPWRVTLVNTGDSTMTGGRLKRVAEHVGNDTFCFTYGDGVSDINITELIKFHKQQKTLATLTAVQPAGRFGAISLEQEQTKITSFREKRDGEGAWVNGGYFILEPDVIDLIADDSTVWEKEPLEKLADMEQLSAFKHNGFWQPMDTLRDKNHLEELWQSGKAPWQVW, encoded by the coding sequence ATGAAAGCGGTGATTTTGGCTGGTGGACTTGGTACACGCCTCAGTGAAGAAACCAGTATCAGACCAAAGCCAATGGTTGAAATTGGTGGTAAACCAATTCTTTGGCATATCATGAAAACTTATTCAGCCCACGGCATTAATGATTTTATTATTTGTTGTGGTTACAAAGGTTACGTGATTAAGGAGTATTTTGCTAACTACTTCTTGCACATGTCAGATGTAACTTTTGATATGCGTTTTAACCAAATGAATGTACATTCTGGTTATGCAGAACCTTGGCGAGTCACCTTAGTCAATACTGGTGACAGTACCATGACTGGTGGACGCTTAAAAAGAGTTGCTGAACATGTCGGAAATGACACTTTCTGCTTTACTTATGGTGATGGTGTAAGTGATATAAATATCACTGAGCTAATTAAATTTCACAAACAACAAAAAACATTAGCGACACTCACAGCAGTACAACCAGCTGGACGTTTTGGCGCTATTTCTTTAGAACAAGAGCAAACAAAAATCACCAGCTTCCGTGAGAAACGCGACGGTGAAGGTGCTTGGGTAAATGGTGGTTATTTTATCCTAGAACCAGATGTTATCGATTTAATTGCGGATGACAGCACTGTTTGGGAGAAAGAACCATTAGAAAAGTTAGCTGATATGGAACAATTATCTGCTTTTAAACACAATGGTTTTTGGCAACCAATGGATACATTACGCGATAAAAATCATCTCGAAGAGCTATGGCAAAGTGGTAAAGCTCCTTGGCAAGTATGGTAA
- the lhgO gene encoding L-2-hydroxyglutarate oxidase, translating into MYDFAIVGGGIVGLSTAMALGKRYPQARILVLEKESNWAFHQTGNNSGVIHSGIYYKPGSFKAKFCRDGSRSMVEFCQEHGIDHEICGKVIVATDEQELPRLENLYQRGLENNLKVQKISPEEVKEIEPHVSCVAGIRVFSTGIVNYKQVCLKYAELIQKQGGDLRLNTKVLKISTSGKNQVLETNHGNFETKFVINCAGLHSDRIAKLGGVEPKAKIVPFRGEYYELTPEKRYLVKTLIYPVPNPDFPFLGVHFTKMIDGTVHAGPNAVLSLKREGYKKTDFDLKDFAEVMTYPGFWKLAAKHADEGIQEIIRSFSKAAFVRSLQKLIPEVQAEDLVPTHAGVRAQALMDDGKLVDDFLIIPGQNSIHVCNAPSPAATSSLEIGKAIASQVPQQSHLETVIVA; encoded by the coding sequence ATGTACGATTTTGCGATTGTCGGCGGTGGCATAGTAGGTTTATCAACAGCGATGGCCTTGGGTAAACGCTATCCACAGGCACGCATTCTAGTATTAGAAAAAGAAAGCAACTGGGCATTTCACCAAACCGGCAATAATAGTGGGGTAATTCACTCTGGCATTTACTATAAACCAGGGAGTTTTAAAGCTAAATTTTGCCGTGATGGTAGTCGCTCAATGGTGGAATTTTGCCAAGAACATGGAATTGACCATGAAATCTGCGGTAAAGTTATTGTTGCCACCGACGAACAAGAACTACCACGCTTAGAAAATCTCTATCAACGTGGCTTAGAAAATAATTTAAAAGTCCAGAAAATCAGCCCAGAAGAAGTAAAAGAAATTGAACCTCATGTTAGTTGTGTGGCGGGCATTCGGGTATTTTCAACTGGTATTGTTAATTACAAGCAAGTTTGTTTAAAATACGCGGAATTAATTCAAAAGCAAGGTGGAGATTTACGCCTCAATACCAAAGTATTGAAAATCTCTACTAGCGGGAAAAATCAGGTACTAGAAACTAATCACGGCAACTTTGAAACTAAATTTGTGATCAATTGTGCCGGATTGCATAGCGATCGCATTGCTAAGTTAGGTGGAGTCGAACCCAAAGCGAAAATCGTACCTTTCCGGGGCGAATATTACGAACTTACCCCAGAAAAACGGTATCTGGTGAAAACCCTGATTTATCCAGTGCCTAACCCTGATTTTCCCTTCTTGGGTGTTCACTTTACCAAAATGATTGATGGTACAGTTCATGCTGGCCCCAACGCCGTTCTCAGCCTCAAGCGCGAAGGTTACAAAAAAACCGACTTTGACTTGAAGGATTTTGCAGAAGTCATGACTTACCCTGGTTTCTGGAAACTTGCAGCCAAACACGCTGACGAAGGTATCCAAGAAATCATTCGTTCCTTTAGCAAAGCAGCATTTGTCAGAAGTTTGCAAAAACTGATTCCCGAAGTCCAAGCCGAAGATTTAGTTCCCACCCATGCGGGAGTCCGCGCCCAAGCTTTAATGGATGACGGCAAACTAGTAGACGACTTTTTGATCATTCCTGGTCAAAATTCTATTCATGTCTGCAATGCACCTTCACCCGCAGCCACATCTTCTTTAGAAATTGGTAAAGCGATCGCTTCTCAAGTTCCCCAACAATCCCATCTTGAAACTGTAATTGTTGCATAA
- a CDS encoding SDR family oxidoreductase — protein MKILVTGTEGYLGSLLPPLLIERGHEVIGVDTGFYKVGWLYNGTEITAKTLNKDIRHITPEDLEGVEAVVHMAELSNDPTGQLAPNITYEINHLGSVRLANLAKTMGVRRFVYMSSCSVYGVATEGDVTEESPINPQTAYAECKTLVERDVRPLADDDFSPTFMRNATAFGASPRMRFDIVLNNLAGLAWTSKEIKMTSDGTPWRPLVHALDICKAIICALEAPRDLVHNQIFNVGDTSNNYRVKEIAEIIADAFPGCKLSFGQNGADNRSYRVSFEKINSILPGFKCDWNAQLGAQQLFNLFSQIDMTEDTFLFRGFTRLKQLEYLIRTEQIDKDFFWAKK, from the coding sequence ATGAAAATATTAGTAACCGGAACAGAAGGCTACCTAGGTTCTTTATTGCCTCCTCTGTTAATTGAACGTGGCCATGAAGTCATCGGTGTTGATACAGGCTTTTATAAAGTTGGTTGGCTATACAACGGTACAGAAATTACCGCTAAAACCCTCAACAAAGATATCCGCCACATCACTCCAGAAGATTTAGAAGGTGTAGAAGCAGTTGTTCACATGGCGGAACTTTCCAACGATCCCACCGGACAACTAGCACCTAATATCACATACGAAATCAATCATTTAGGTTCTGTACGCCTCGCTAATTTAGCTAAAACAATGGGTGTACGACGCTTCGTCTATATGTCTTCGTGTAGTGTTTATGGCGTAGCTACCGAAGGCGATGTAACAGAAGAATCTCCAATCAATCCCCAAACTGCTTATGCAGAATGTAAAACCCTCGTTGAACGCGATGTTAGACCTTTGGCAGATGATGATTTTTCCCCAACATTCATGCGAAACGCCACAGCTTTTGGTGCTTCCCCCAGAATGCGGTTTGACATCGTATTAAACAACCTTGCAGGTTTAGCTTGGACAAGTAAAGAAATTAAAATGACCAGCGATGGTACACCTTGGCGGCCATTAGTCCACGCATTAGATATTTGTAAAGCCATTATCTGCGCCTTAGAAGCACCACGCGACCTTGTACATAATCAAATCTTTAACGTTGGTGATACCAGTAATAACTATCGAGTCAAAGAAATTGCCGAAATTATTGCTGATGCTTTTCCTGGCTGTAAATTAAGCTTTGGTCAAAATGGCGCTGATAACCGCAGTTATCGTGTATCCTTCGAGAAAATTAACAGCATTCTCCCCGGTTTTAAATGTGATTGGAATGCTCAATTAGGCGCACAACAATTATTTAATTTATTCAGTCAAATTGATATGACTGAAGACACCTTTTTATTTAGAGGTTTTACTCGCTTAAAGCAACTAGAGTATCTCATCCGCACCGAACAAATTGACAAAGATTTCTTCTGGGCGAAAAAATAG
- a CDS encoding glycosyltransferase family 2 protein, whose translation MNKLLTIAIPTYNRATLLEQQLSWLAKSLPGFESECEIIISDNCSTDNTQEIINKWQSIFSKTTFKYYRNQENIGLMPNIAACIQAASGKYVWTVGDDDPIQDNALTFLLRTIKQNPETALIFLNCYGRDKLTNEITVQRWFNSDSDAPMTNGKAALQRYLKESFGGVIFMTATVYQTVLVKRALHQWQSACKNLASQAYWTGFCAVHGSVIVTKNNYLECTMHASYLEQDPKWSFMMRYVYIPEVYAKLLEIGYSKTFCLQMILQNIVTKSDWIIFLGALRRWPGLAMNIIISYLVLIITSIRKSLLPRKALKVS comes from the coding sequence ATGAATAAATTACTCACCATTGCTATTCCTACTTATAATCGTGCCACACTTTTAGAGCAACAACTATCTTGGTTAGCCAAATCTCTTCCAGGATTTGAATCTGAGTGTGAAATTATTATTTCTGATAATTGTTCCACTGATAACACTCAAGAAATCATTAATAAATGGCAATCAATCTTTAGTAAAACTACATTTAAATATTATAGAAATCAAGAGAATATAGGTTTAATGCCTAACATCGCTGCCTGTATTCAAGCTGCTAGTGGTAAATATGTTTGGACAGTTGGCGATGATGACCCAATTCAAGATAATGCTCTGACTTTTTTGTTAAGAACTATCAAGCAAAATCCTGAGACAGCACTGATTTTTTTGAATTGCTATGGCAGGGATAAGTTAACTAATGAAATCACTGTACAACGGTGGTTTAACAGTGATAGTGATGCGCCAATGACTAATGGCAAAGCGGCATTACAACGTTACCTTAAAGAAAGCTTTGGCGGCGTAATTTTTATGACTGCAACAGTTTATCAAACAGTATTAGTAAAACGCGCTTTGCACCAGTGGCAATCTGCTTGTAAAAATTTAGCATCCCAAGCATATTGGACAGGCTTTTGTGCAGTTCATGGTAGCGTGATTGTCACTAAAAATAATTATTTAGAATGTACAATGCACGCGAGTTATTTAGAGCAAGATCCAAAATGGTCATTCATGATGAGGTATGTTTACATTCCAGAAGTTTATGCCAAACTTTTAGAAATTGGCTATTCTAAAACATTTTGTCTGCAAATGATTTTGCAAAATATCGTTACTAAAAGTGACTGGATAATTTTCTTAGGAGCTTTAAGAAGATGGCCGGGTTTAGCCATGAACATTATTATTTCATATCTGGTTTTAATAATTACATCTATACGTAAGTCACTTTTACCAAGAAAAGCACTAAAAGTTAGTTAA
- a CDS encoding phytanoyl-CoA dioxygenase has product MLNILQDKIEALNSELVYRINLWQYTQNLPTLKPGDRLIVDTLKREGIYITTLADLGLDTTPQLLEAANSLLPNIGTDNYADSAQNPPEIYTVTHLPHFYNWGKETRLLNILENYIGLPVAYHGVQIRKDFVNTSQFSTMLWHRDSEDRRIIKIIIYLNDVEEKNGPFEYVPASLTSISNLNFYRLYAKIYNTGIDDATLDKIVPKSAWKSCLGPAGTVILVDTQRLLHHGTVRTHERSTLFFVYTANPPKRPGLCTQYWDDTYPKPETLQKVSASIQNT; this is encoded by the coding sequence ATGCTGAATATACTTCAAGACAAAATAGAAGCATTAAACTCCGAGTTAGTTTATAGAATCAACCTCTGGCAATATACTCAGAATTTACCAACTCTAAAACCAGGCGATCGCTTAATCGTTGATACCCTCAAACGCGAAGGTATTTACATTACAACACTCGCTGATTTGGGATTAGATACTACACCACAATTACTCGAAGCTGCTAATAGCTTATTACCAAATATTGGCACTGATAACTATGCAGATTCTGCTCAAAATCCTCCAGAAATTTACACAGTCACCCATTTACCTCACTTTTATAACTGGGGAAAGGAAACAAGGCTGTTAAATATTCTGGAAAATTACATTGGTCTTCCTGTTGCCTATCATGGTGTACAAATACGTAAAGACTTTGTAAATACTAGTCAATTCAGCACCATGCTATGGCACAGAGATTCAGAAGATCGCCGGATTATTAAAATCATCATTTACTTAAATGATGTAGAAGAAAAAAACGGCCCTTTTGAATATGTACCAGCATCACTTACTTCTATCTCTAATCTTAATTTCTATCGCCTGTATGCCAAAATCTATAACACAGGCATTGACGATGCAACCTTAGACAAAATTGTGCCTAAATCAGCTTGGAAGTCATGTCTAGGGCCAGCCGGTACCGTCATTCTTGTTGATACCCAGCGACTTCTACATCATGGAACTGTACGCACTCACGAGCGTTCCACACTATTTTTTGTCTACACTGCTAACCCACCTAAACGACCAGGGCTTTGTACTCAATACTGGGATGATACTTATCCTAAACCAGAAACACTCCAGAAAGTTAGTGCAAGTATTCAGAATACATAA
- a CDS encoding phytanoyl-CoA dioxygenase family protein, with amino-acid sequence MLNTLKGKMATLNSELAYRMRIWQHRTKLPTLESGDRLIVETLKREGAYVTTLADLGLPSTQEMLQAAYQQLSRISDVPNSHLNERLPQIYTVTDLAEFYQWGSNNRLLKIIENYLGLPVAFHGVHLRKDFPNEHQFGTLLWHKDSEDRKMVKVIIYLHDVEKKHGPFEYIPLSLTSYPHLNSYRIDHKLRQSGYLGINDEQVEKIIPKSAWKSCTGSAGTVLLADPRTALHHGTIRTEARSALFFVYTTNPPKRPELCTQYWDDTFPKPEMLQEIA; translated from the coding sequence ATGCTGAATACACTAAAAGGCAAAATGGCAACACTCAACTCAGAGTTAGCTTATAGAATGAGAATCTGGCAGCATAGAACCAAACTGCCAACACTAGAATCAGGCGATCGCTTGATTGTCGAAACCCTAAAACGAGAAGGTGCTTATGTAACCACACTCGCCGATTTAGGCTTACCATCCACTCAAGAAATGCTACAAGCTGCTTATCAACAATTAAGCAGAATATCAGATGTCCCTAACTCTCATTTGAATGAGAGACTACCACAAATTTATACAGTCACAGATTTAGCAGAATTTTATCAATGGGGAAGTAATAACAGACTCTTAAAGATAATTGAAAATTATTTAGGTTTACCCGTTGCTTTTCACGGTGTACATTTACGCAAAGACTTTCCCAATGAACACCAATTCGGCACTTTATTGTGGCATAAAGATTCCGAAGACCGCAAAATGGTTAAGGTAATTATTTATCTCCATGATGTAGAGAAAAAGCACGGCCCGTTTGAGTATATTCCTTTATCTTTAACATCATATCCACACTTAAATTCCTATCGAATTGACCACAAGTTGCGTCAGTCTGGTTATTTAGGAATTAACGATGAACAAGTAGAAAAAATTATTCCCAAATCAGCTTGGAAATCTTGCACAGGTTCAGCCGGTACAGTTTTGCTTGCAGATCCCAGAACTGCTTTACATCACGGTACTATTCGCACCGAAGCAAGGTCAGCACTCTTTTTTGTTTATACAACTAACCCACCCAAACGGCCAGAACTTTGCACTCAATATTGGGATGACACTTTTCCCAAGCCAGAAATGCTGCAAGAAATTGCTTAA
- the rfbC gene encoding dTDP-4-dehydrorhamnose 3,5-epimerase: MIFTATNLQDAYIIDLEERNDHRGFFARYFCAQEFEAHGLKPVVAQCNLSYNYKKGTLRGMHYQLPPAAETKLVRCTKGAIYDVIIDMRPNSPTFLQHIGVELTAENRRALYVPEMFAHGYQALTDDAEVIYQVGEFYTPGYERGLRYNDPFFNIEWPVEVTEISEKDLNWPLLSMMRVGEAEAVSANV, translated from the coding sequence ATGATTTTTACAGCTACAAATCTTCAAGATGCTTACATTATTGACCTAGAAGAAAGAAATGATCATCGTGGTTTTTTTGCCAGATATTTTTGCGCTCAAGAATTTGAAGCCCACGGATTAAAACCAGTAGTAGCTCAATGTAATTTATCTTATAACTATAAAAAAGGTACTCTGCGGGGAATGCACTATCAACTCCCACCCGCAGCCGAAACAAAATTAGTGCGCTGTACTAAAGGGGCAATTTATGACGTAATTATTGATATGCGTCCTAATTCACCAACATTTTTACAGCATATTGGTGTAGAATTAACCGCCGAAAATCGTCGGGCTTTATATGTTCCCGAAATGTTTGCTCACGGTTATCAAGCACTCACAGATGATGCAGAAGTTATCTATCAAGTTGGTGAATTTTATACACCAGGATATGAGCGGGGCTTGCGCTACAATGACCCATTTTTCAACATTGAATGGCCTGTAGAAGTTACAGAAATTTCTGAAAAAGATTTGAATTGGCCGCTGTTGAGTATGATGCGTGTCGGAGAAGCTGAAGCTGTTTCGGCAAATGTATAA